Proteins encoded in a region of the Vicia villosa cultivar HV-30 ecotype Madison, WI linkage group LG5, Vvil1.0, whole genome shotgun sequence genome:
- the LOC131602570 gene encoding probable E3 ubiquitin ligase SUD1 isoform X2, producing the protein MEIANEPPPSLDGSPTAANTLANSPSASSTSSSSSSPRGSKGKEIEATTSTAPPPSKYDDDDEDEEDVCRICRNPGEADNPLRYPCACSGSIKFVHQDCLLQWLNHSNARQCEVCKHPFSFSPVYAENAPARLPFQEFVVGMGMKACHVLQFFVRLSFVLSVWLLIIPFITFWIWRLAFVRSFGEAQRLFLSHLSTAVILTDCLHGFLLSASIVFIFLGATSLRDYFRHLREMGGQDADRDEEVDRNGARVARRPPGQANRNVNGDANGEDAGGAQGAAGAGQVIRRNAENVAARWEMQAARLEAHVEQMFDGLDDADGAEDVPFDELVGMQGPVFHLVENAFTVLASNMIFLGVVIFVPFSLGRIILHYLSWFFSTGSVPVLSVVVPSTDTSLSLANITLKNALTAVKNLSSDTQESGSIGQIAEMLKVNASDLSEMSNNISASVSADILKGGSVGTSRISDVTTLAIGYIFILTLIFCYFGIVALIRYTKGEPLTAGRFYGIASIAETIPSLFRQFLAAMRHLMTMVKVAFLLVIELGVFPLMCGWWLDVCTIHMFGKTMAHRAQFFSASPLASSLMHWVVGIVYMLQISIFVSLLRGVLRNGVLYFLRDPADPNYNPFRDLIDDPVHKHARRVLLSVAVYGSLIVMLVFLPVKLSMRMAPSIFPLEISLSDPFTEIPANMLLFQICIPFAVEHFKLRTTVKSLLRYWFTAVGWALGLTDFLLPRPDDDGNQENGNGERGRQERLQIVQAGVHDQGMMPFAGDDLNRVTNADVEEYENDEHSDSDYAFVLRIVLLLVIAWMTLLVFNSSLVVVPISLGRVLFNSIPRLPITHGIKCNDLYAFIIGSYVIWTAVAGVRYSIEQVRKRRTSVLLNQIWKWCSIVMKSSALLSIWIFVIPVLIGLLFELLVIVPMRVPVDESPVFLLYQDWALGLIFLKIWTRLVMLDHMMPLMDESWRVKFERVRDDGFSRLQGLWVLREIVLPIIMKLLTALCVPYVLARGMFPVLGYPLVVNSAVYRFAWLGCLSFSFLCFCAKRFHVWFTNLHNSIRDDRYLIGRRLHNFGEHVEKANEAEDSAVVQDTILLGTDLNQQDHDADVGLRLRRINQQAG; encoded by the exons ATGGAGATCGCTAACGAACCACCGCCTTCCCTCGACGGTAGCCCTACCGCCGCCAATACGCTTGCGAATTCTCCGTCTGCCTCCTCCACATCCTCTTCCTCTTCGTCTCCACGCGGCTCCAAGGGAAAGGAGATCGAAGCCACCACATCGACGGCGCCGCCACCTTCTAAGTATGACGACGATGACGAAGATGAGGAGGATGTTTGCCGAATATGCCGGAACCCTGGCGAAGCCGATAATCCTCTCCGGTATCCTTGCGCATGTAGTGGTAGCATCAAGTTTGTGCATCAAGATTGTCTTCTTCAGTGGCTTAATCATAGCAACGCTCGTCAATGCGAG GTCTGCAAGCATCCATTCTCCTTCTCACCTGTGTATGCAGAGAATGCTCCTGCTAGGCTGCCTTTTCAAGAATTTGTGGTTGGAATGGGGATGAAAGCTTGCCATGTCTTGCAATTCTTTGTGCGTCTGAGTTTTGTGCTATCTGTGTGGCTCTTAATTATACCTTTCATAACATTCTGGATATGGCGGTTAGCTTTTGTGAGGAGTTTTGGTGAAGCCCAGAGGCTATTCTTAAGCCATTTGTCGACAGCTGTTATTCTGACTGATTGTCTCCATGGTTTCCTGCTTTCTGCAAGCATTGTCTTCATTTTTCTTGGGGCCACTTCTTTGAGAGATTACTTTAGGCATTTGCGAGAAATGGGGGGACAGGATGCTGATAGAGATGAAGAAGTTGACAGAAATGGTGCTCGAGTTGCTAGAAGGCCTCCCGGGCAAGCTAACCGTAATGTTAATGGAGATGCAAATGGAGAAGATGCTGGTGGAGCACAAGGAGCTGCAGGAGCAGGTCAAGTAATTAGAAGAAATGCTGAAAATGTCGCCGCACGATGGGAGATGCAAGCAGCACGTCTTGAGGCTCATGTTGAACAGATGTTTGATGGTCTGGATGATGCTGATGGAGCAGAGGATGTTCCCTTTGATGAACTTGTTGGCATGCAGGGTCCTGTTTTTCATTTGGTTGAAAATGCATTTACT GTGCTGGCAAGCAATATGATTTTCCTTGGGGTTGTAATCTTTGTGCCCTTCTCATTAGGCCGCATCATTCTTCATTATTTATCATGGTTCTTTTCAACTGGCAGTGTCCCTGTGTTATCAGTGGTAGTCCCATCTACAGACACTTCTCTTTCCCTAGCAAATATCACATTAAAAAATGCATTAACAGCTGTTAAAAATTTATCATCTGATACTCAAGAAAGTGGGTCAATTGGTCAGATTGCAGAAATGCTAAAAGTGAATGCAAGTGATTTGAGTGAAATGTCAAACAATATAAGTGCATCTGTTTCAGCTGATATCTTAAAAGGAGGGTCTGTAGGAACTTCCAGGATTTCTGATGTTACTACTCTGGCTATTGGATACATTTTCATATTGACTCTAATTTTCTGCTACTTTGGCATTGTTGCTTTAATTCGTTACACAAAGGGCGAGCCTTTGACGGCAGGAAGATTTTATGGCATTGCTTCTATAGCAGAGACGATTCCATCTCTCTTCAGGCAGTTTTTGGCAGCAATGAGGCATTTGATGACCATGGTAAAGGTTGCTTTCTTATTAGTTATTGAACTAGGGGTGTTTCCCCTGATGTGTGGGTGGTGGCTCGATGTTTGTACAATACATATGTTTGGGAAAACAATGGCTCACAGAGCTCAGTTCTTCTCTGCCTCTCCTTTAGCAAGCTCATTGATGCATTGGGTTGTAGGGATTGTGTACATGCTACAAATTAGCATATTTGTCAGCCTTCTCAGAGGG GTTTTGCGGAATGGGGTTTTGTACTTCCTTCGAGATCCCGCTGATCCAAACTATAATCCATTCCGTGATCTGATAGATGATCCTGTGCACAAACATGCTCGCAGGGTTTTGTTATCTGTTGCAGTTTATGGGAGTTTGATTGTTATGCTGGTATTTTTGCCAGTTAAACTTTCAATGAGGATGGCACCTTCCATTTTTCCACTTGAAATATC GCTATCTGATCCCTTCACCGAAATTCCAGCTAACATGCTTCTCTTTCAGATTTGTATACCATTTGCTGTTGAGCATTTTAAGTTGAGGACAACTGTTAAATCCCTACTTCGTTATTGGTTTACGGCAGTTGGTTGGGCACTTGGTTTAACCGATTTCTTACTGCCTAGACCTGATGATGATGGTAATCAAGAAAATGGAAATGGGGAGCGAGGTAGGCAGGAAAGGTTACAGATAGTACAAGCAGGGGTACACGATCAGGGTATGATGCCATTTGCAGGTGATGATTTGAACAGAGTCACTAATGCAGATGTAGAGGAGTATGAAAATGATGAACATTCTGATTCTGA TTACGCCTTTGTGCTTCGCATTGTTCTTTTACTTGTCATTGCTTGGATGACTCTCCTTGTCTTCAACTCTTCCCTGGTAGTTGTACCAATATCACTGGGAAGGGTGCTTTTTAACTCCATTCCTCGTCTTCCTATAACTCATGGCATTAAGTGCAACG ATCTGTATGCCTTCATCATTGGAAGTTATGTGATCTGGACTGCTGTTGCTGGAGTTAGATACTCAATCGAGCAAGTAAGAAAAAGGAGGACTTCCGTTTTGTTGAACCAAATATGGAAGTGGTGTAGTATTGTTATGAAGAGTTCTGCACTTTTGTCTATATGG ATATTTGTCATCCCTGTTCTTATTGGGCTTCTCTTTGAGCTTTTGGTCATTGTGCCAATGAGAGTTCCAGTGGATGAAAGTCCAGTATTCCTCCTTTATCAAGACTGGGCATTAGGCCTTATATTTCTCAAGATATGGACTAGATTG GTTATGTTGGACCACATGATGCCTCTAATGGATGAAAGTTGGCGAGTAAAATTTGAGAGGGTGAGAGATGATGGTTTCTCCAGGCTTCAAGGCCTTTGGGTCCTACGAGAGATTGTACTACCTATCATAATGAAACTATTGACAGCATTATGTGTACCTTACGTTTTGGCCAGAGGTATGTTTCCAGTACTCGGGTACCCATTAGTAGTCAATTCTGCTGTCTACCGGTTTGCATGGTTGGGATGCCTCTCTTTCAGTTTCTTATGCTTTTGTGCCAAGAGATTTCACGTCTGGTTCACAAATCTCCACAATTCAATACGTGATGACCGATATCTTATTGGCCGGAGATTGCATAACTTTGGAGAACATGTTGAGAAGGCAAATGAAGCAGAAGATTCTGCAGTTGTGCAGGATACTATTTTACTGGGTACAGATTTAAATCAACAAGATCACGATGCGGATGTTGGACTCCGGTTGAGGCGCATAAATCAACAGGCAGGCTGA
- the LOC131602570 gene encoding probable E3 ubiquitin ligase SUD1 isoform X1: protein MEIANEPPPSLDGSPTAANTLANSPSASSTSSSSSSPRGSKGKEIEATTSTAPPPSKYDDDDEDEEDVCRICRNPGEADNPLRYPCACSGSIKFVHQDCLLQWLNHSNARQCEVCKHPFSFSPVYAENAPARLPFQEFVVGMGMKACHVLQFFVRLSFVLSVWLLIIPFITFWIWRLAFVRSFGEAQRLFLSHLSTAVILTDCLHGFLLSASIVFIFLGATSLRDYFRHLREMGGQDADRDEEVDRNGARVARRPPGQANRNVNGDANGEDAGGAQGAAGAGQVIRRNAENVAARWEMQAARLEAHVEQMFDGLDDADGAEDVPFDELVGMQGPVFHLVENAFTVLASNMIFLGVVIFVPFSLGRIILHYLSWFFSTGSVPVLSVVVPSTDTSLSLANITLKNALTAVKNLSSDTQESGSIGQIAEMLKVNASDLSEMSNNISASVSADILKGGSVGTSRISDVTTLAIGYIFILTLIFCYFGIVALIRYTKGEPLTAGRFYGIASIAETIPSLFRQFLAAMRHLMTMVKVAFLLVIELGVFPLMCGWWLDVCTIHMFGKTMAHRAQFFSASPLASSLMHWVVGIVYMLQISIFVSLLRGVLRNGVLYFLRDPADPNYNPFRDLIDDPVHKHARRVLLSVAVYGSLIVMLVFLPVKLSMRMAPSIFPLEISLSDPFTEIPANMLLFQICIPFAVEHFKLRTTVKSLLRYWFTAVGWALGLTDFLLPRPDDDGNQENGNGERGRQERLQIVQAGVHDQGMMPFAGDDLNRVTNADVEEYENDEHSDSDSYAFVLRIVLLLVIAWMTLLVFNSSLVVVPISLGRVLFNSIPRLPITHGIKCNDLYAFIIGSYVIWTAVAGVRYSIEQVRKRRTSVLLNQIWKWCSIVMKSSALLSIWIFVIPVLIGLLFELLVIVPMRVPVDESPVFLLYQDWALGLIFLKIWTRLVMLDHMMPLMDESWRVKFERVRDDGFSRLQGLWVLREIVLPIIMKLLTALCVPYVLARGMFPVLGYPLVVNSAVYRFAWLGCLSFSFLCFCAKRFHVWFTNLHNSIRDDRYLIGRRLHNFGEHVEKANEAEDSAVVQDTILLGTDLNQQDHDADVGLRLRRINQQAG from the exons ATGGAGATCGCTAACGAACCACCGCCTTCCCTCGACGGTAGCCCTACCGCCGCCAATACGCTTGCGAATTCTCCGTCTGCCTCCTCCACATCCTCTTCCTCTTCGTCTCCACGCGGCTCCAAGGGAAAGGAGATCGAAGCCACCACATCGACGGCGCCGCCACCTTCTAAGTATGACGACGATGACGAAGATGAGGAGGATGTTTGCCGAATATGCCGGAACCCTGGCGAAGCCGATAATCCTCTCCGGTATCCTTGCGCATGTAGTGGTAGCATCAAGTTTGTGCATCAAGATTGTCTTCTTCAGTGGCTTAATCATAGCAACGCTCGTCAATGCGAG GTCTGCAAGCATCCATTCTCCTTCTCACCTGTGTATGCAGAGAATGCTCCTGCTAGGCTGCCTTTTCAAGAATTTGTGGTTGGAATGGGGATGAAAGCTTGCCATGTCTTGCAATTCTTTGTGCGTCTGAGTTTTGTGCTATCTGTGTGGCTCTTAATTATACCTTTCATAACATTCTGGATATGGCGGTTAGCTTTTGTGAGGAGTTTTGGTGAAGCCCAGAGGCTATTCTTAAGCCATTTGTCGACAGCTGTTATTCTGACTGATTGTCTCCATGGTTTCCTGCTTTCTGCAAGCATTGTCTTCATTTTTCTTGGGGCCACTTCTTTGAGAGATTACTTTAGGCATTTGCGAGAAATGGGGGGACAGGATGCTGATAGAGATGAAGAAGTTGACAGAAATGGTGCTCGAGTTGCTAGAAGGCCTCCCGGGCAAGCTAACCGTAATGTTAATGGAGATGCAAATGGAGAAGATGCTGGTGGAGCACAAGGAGCTGCAGGAGCAGGTCAAGTAATTAGAAGAAATGCTGAAAATGTCGCCGCACGATGGGAGATGCAAGCAGCACGTCTTGAGGCTCATGTTGAACAGATGTTTGATGGTCTGGATGATGCTGATGGAGCAGAGGATGTTCCCTTTGATGAACTTGTTGGCATGCAGGGTCCTGTTTTTCATTTGGTTGAAAATGCATTTACT GTGCTGGCAAGCAATATGATTTTCCTTGGGGTTGTAATCTTTGTGCCCTTCTCATTAGGCCGCATCATTCTTCATTATTTATCATGGTTCTTTTCAACTGGCAGTGTCCCTGTGTTATCAGTGGTAGTCCCATCTACAGACACTTCTCTTTCCCTAGCAAATATCACATTAAAAAATGCATTAACAGCTGTTAAAAATTTATCATCTGATACTCAAGAAAGTGGGTCAATTGGTCAGATTGCAGAAATGCTAAAAGTGAATGCAAGTGATTTGAGTGAAATGTCAAACAATATAAGTGCATCTGTTTCAGCTGATATCTTAAAAGGAGGGTCTGTAGGAACTTCCAGGATTTCTGATGTTACTACTCTGGCTATTGGATACATTTTCATATTGACTCTAATTTTCTGCTACTTTGGCATTGTTGCTTTAATTCGTTACACAAAGGGCGAGCCTTTGACGGCAGGAAGATTTTATGGCATTGCTTCTATAGCAGAGACGATTCCATCTCTCTTCAGGCAGTTTTTGGCAGCAATGAGGCATTTGATGACCATGGTAAAGGTTGCTTTCTTATTAGTTATTGAACTAGGGGTGTTTCCCCTGATGTGTGGGTGGTGGCTCGATGTTTGTACAATACATATGTTTGGGAAAACAATGGCTCACAGAGCTCAGTTCTTCTCTGCCTCTCCTTTAGCAAGCTCATTGATGCATTGGGTTGTAGGGATTGTGTACATGCTACAAATTAGCATATTTGTCAGCCTTCTCAGAGGG GTTTTGCGGAATGGGGTTTTGTACTTCCTTCGAGATCCCGCTGATCCAAACTATAATCCATTCCGTGATCTGATAGATGATCCTGTGCACAAACATGCTCGCAGGGTTTTGTTATCTGTTGCAGTTTATGGGAGTTTGATTGTTATGCTGGTATTTTTGCCAGTTAAACTTTCAATGAGGATGGCACCTTCCATTTTTCCACTTGAAATATC GCTATCTGATCCCTTCACCGAAATTCCAGCTAACATGCTTCTCTTTCAGATTTGTATACCATTTGCTGTTGAGCATTTTAAGTTGAGGACAACTGTTAAATCCCTACTTCGTTATTGGTTTACGGCAGTTGGTTGGGCACTTGGTTTAACCGATTTCTTACTGCCTAGACCTGATGATGATGGTAATCAAGAAAATGGAAATGGGGAGCGAGGTAGGCAGGAAAGGTTACAGATAGTACAAGCAGGGGTACACGATCAGGGTATGATGCCATTTGCAGGTGATGATTTGAACAGAGTCACTAATGCAGATGTAGAGGAGTATGAAAATGATGAACATTCTGATTCTGA CAGTTACGCCTTTGTGCTTCGCATTGTTCTTTTACTTGTCATTGCTTGGATGACTCTCCTTGTCTTCAACTCTTCCCTGGTAGTTGTACCAATATCACTGGGAAGGGTGCTTTTTAACTCCATTCCTCGTCTTCCTATAACTCATGGCATTAAGTGCAACG ATCTGTATGCCTTCATCATTGGAAGTTATGTGATCTGGACTGCTGTTGCTGGAGTTAGATACTCAATCGAGCAAGTAAGAAAAAGGAGGACTTCCGTTTTGTTGAACCAAATATGGAAGTGGTGTAGTATTGTTATGAAGAGTTCTGCACTTTTGTCTATATGG ATATTTGTCATCCCTGTTCTTATTGGGCTTCTCTTTGAGCTTTTGGTCATTGTGCCAATGAGAGTTCCAGTGGATGAAAGTCCAGTATTCCTCCTTTATCAAGACTGGGCATTAGGCCTTATATTTCTCAAGATATGGACTAGATTG GTTATGTTGGACCACATGATGCCTCTAATGGATGAAAGTTGGCGAGTAAAATTTGAGAGGGTGAGAGATGATGGTTTCTCCAGGCTTCAAGGCCTTTGGGTCCTACGAGAGATTGTACTACCTATCATAATGAAACTATTGACAGCATTATGTGTACCTTACGTTTTGGCCAGAGGTATGTTTCCAGTACTCGGGTACCCATTAGTAGTCAATTCTGCTGTCTACCGGTTTGCATGGTTGGGATGCCTCTCTTTCAGTTTCTTATGCTTTTGTGCCAAGAGATTTCACGTCTGGTTCACAAATCTCCACAATTCAATACGTGATGACCGATATCTTATTGGCCGGAGATTGCATAACTTTGGAGAACATGTTGAGAAGGCAAATGAAGCAGAAGATTCTGCAGTTGTGCAGGATACTATTTTACTGGGTACAGATTTAAATCAACAAGATCACGATGCGGATGTTGGACTCCGGTTGAGGCGCATAAATCAACAGGCAGGCTGA
- the LOC131602571 gene encoding filament-like plant protein 7 — MSHKPWHWRKKSIEKIIFAAEKVVTPSQVIEKEAKDLSTDKERGSGRSSRRSLNEKLAKVLLDSPVEIESGEDLDKEVSSEAITPTDATLQKQKPLQPLTCVQEEQEQAPRVSISKISKEHEKVQKELEEKLREANKRIDELTDKNTCLTNALFFKEESVAEILRCKQEADAEFNTLMTRLDSTEKENAFLRYEFHMLEKELEIRKEEIDYSRQYADASHKQYLESSQKASELESECQRLRLVIRKRKSETGVMRRETDMRRKNSNPTRVSEESIGLMSKRLRDLDEENKALKRVLAKKNSELDSSRFMYGETASRLSQAEVLLRKFSENHKSMKLARYNSASNELPLMSNFDISSDDEALSSGSWANALISELEHLRISEAKIYENNKALEVHRDMYSMDDFVETEKRAIVSVDTPEGGGGYLSEVSGRDIVPVEQDFGIDERNKKPFDWLQIVLKAMLEEKRISKRSLDELFDDIKIALGCINHSTACKSDITQKSSHPGEANSFHVNSFSGFIEAVHRIIKLIEGIAPNSFVCNNSQDCLEENQNSDVLSQSPKSKDYFVHVFQWKVSDLSPLLHQLVHTCKNLLTGRADFENFVEELAFALEWSINNCANSTNASIARDKIKKHFNSFQSVNENQIDVNDKQSFHTPSVAYPDDRSDEISRCDFVEEIRKLKDDLTNTKSAKKDLEEKVLSVIEESKNLTNQCQEAQNSIEALESEIATLKELKAMAEEKIETQMMINEDLDIQLTIAQAKLNNIYQKFSSLEFEFENKKNSCEELEATCLELQLQLESIAKKDSPTNGKCEVEKIHQTGWEITTASSKLAECQESIINIGKQLKALASSTETAVLDKVSSATMDIPSQKKNLIKRSSLRNHMLAEDDAKEGKQTSHEDEESKRIEDVQKSPLVESEKPSALQTPRVKVNGSEQNDKSNGTRSLAIVAHKKYGGFDFLRRLFTRRKKVRSKGRK, encoded by the exons ATGAGTCACAAGCCATGGCATTGGAGGAAAAAATCCATAGAGAAGATAATCTTTGCAGCTGAAAAAGTTGTCACTCCTTCTCAAGTCATTGAAAAAGAG GCAAAAGATCTTTCAACAGACAAGGAACGCGGATCGGGAAGATCGTCACGAAGAAGTCTAAACGAGAAGTTAGCAAAAGTCCTCCTTGATTCGCCCGTTGAAATAGAGTCTGGTGAAGATTTAGACAAAGAAGTGTCTTCTGAAGCTATTACTCCTACAGATGCAACATTGCAGAAGCAGAAACCTTTGCAGCCACTAACCTGTGTTCAAGAAGAACAAGAGCAAGCGCCTCGTGTTTCCATTTCAAAGATATCGAAAGAGCACGAGAAGGTTCAGAAAGAATTGGAAGAGAAGTTGAGGGAAGCAAATAAAAGGATAGATGAGTTAACTGATAAGAATACTTGTTTAACAAATGCGTTATTCTTCAAAGAGGAATCTGTCGCGGAGATTCTTCGATGTAaacaagaagcagatgctgagttTAACACACTGATGACAAGGTTAGATTCAACAGAAAAGGAAAATGCATTCTTGAGATACGAGTTTCACATGTTGGAGAAAGAACTTGAGATAAGGAAGGAGGAGATAGACTATAGTCGTCAGTATGCAGACGCATCACACAAACAATATCTCGAGAGTTCTCAGAAAGCCTCGGAGTTAGAATCCGAGTGTCAGAGACTCCGTCTCGTGATTCGGAAAAGGAAGAGTGAAACTGGAGTGATGAGAAGAGAGACAGATATGAGAAGAAAGAATTCAAATCCTACACGAGTATCCGAGGAGAGTATCGGTTTGATGAGCAAACGTTTACGAGATTTGGATGAGGAAAACAAGGCACTCAAAAGAGTTTTAGCCAAAAAAAACTCTGAACTAGATTCTTCGAGGTTTATGTATGGCGAAACAGCTTCCAGGTTATCACAGGCTGAGGTTCTGCTTAGAAAGTTTTCTGAAAATCACAAGTCCATGAAGCTAGCAAGGTATAACTCCGCGTCAAATGAACTTCCTTTAATGTCAAATTTCGACATTTCTAGTGATGATGAGGCTCTCTCTTCTGGATCTTGGGCGAACGCGCTTATTTCAGAACTCGAACATTTAAGAATCTCGGAGGCTAAAATTTACGAGAACAATAAGGCATTAGAAGTTCATCGTGACATGTATTCAATGGATGATTTTGTTGAGACGGAAAAAAGAGCTATAGTTTCGGTTGATACACCGGAAGGAGGAGGAGGATACTTATCTGAAGTAAGTGGAAGGGATATAGTACCAGTTGAACAAGATTTTGGCATTGATGAAAGGAATAAGAAACCATTTGATTGGCTTCAAATTGTTTTGAAAGCCATGTTGGAGGAGAAACGCATATCGAAACGAAGTCTCGATGAACTATTTGATGACATAAAAATCGCGCTCGGATGTATAAATCATTCAACTGCATGCAAATCCGATATAACTCAAAAGTCGTCGCATCCAGGAGAAGCCAATTCTTTTCATGTTAACAGTTTCAGTGGTTTTATTGAAGCAGTTCATCGAATCATCAAGCTCATCGAAGGAATTGCTCCGAATTCATTTGTCTGCAACAATAGTCAAGATTGCTTGGAGGAGAATCAAAATTCAGACGTACTGTCTCAATCACCTAAATCAAAAGATTACTTTGTTCATGTTTTCCAGTGGAAGGTTTCAGACTTGAGTCCACTTTTGCATCAACTTGTTCACACCTGCAAAAATTTATTAACAGGAAGAGCCGATTTCGAAAATTTTGTCGAGGAACTTGCATTTGCTTTGGAATGGAGCATTAATAATTGTGCTAACTCCACAAATGCTTCAATTGCAAGGGATAAGATAAAGAAGCACTTTAACTCTTTTCAGTCAGTAAATGAAAATCAAATTGATGTTAATGATAAACAATCATTCCACACACCTTCAGTTGCATATCCAGATGATCGGTCTGATGAGATTAGTCGGTgtgatttcgttgaagaaattAGAAAGTTAAAAGATGATCTGACGAATACAAAGTCGGCAAAGAAAGACTTGGAAGAAAAGGTGCTGTCAGTAATTGAAGAGAGTAAGAACTTGACCAATCAATGTCAAGAAGCGCAAAATAGCATTGAAGCTTTAGAATCAGAAATAGCGACATTGAAAGAATTGAAAGCCATGGCTGAAGAGAAGATTGAGACACAAATGATGATAAATGAAGATCTCGACATACAACTTACAATAGCTCAAGCAAAACTGAATAACATCTATCAAAAGTTTTCGTcgttagaatttgaatttgagaaTAAAAAGAACTCGTGCGAGGAATTAGAAGCAACATGTCTTGAGCTTCAACTCCAGCTGGAAAG CATCGCGAAGAAGGATTCTCCAACAAATGGCAAATGCGAAGTGGAAAAGATACATCAAACT GGCTGGGAGATCACGACAGCTTCGTCAAAGTTAGCAGAGTGTCAAGAAAGTATCATCAACATTGGGAAGCAACTCAAAGCACTTGCTTCATCTACTGAAACTGCAGTTTTAGACAAAGTTAGCTCTGCAACTATGGACATTCCGTCTCAGAAGAAGAACTTGATCAAACGGTCTTCATTGCGGAACCATATGCTAGCCGAGGATGATGCTAAAGAAGGGAAACAAACCAGTCACGAAGATGAAGAAAGCAAACGTATTGAAGATGTGCAGAAGTCCCCCCTTGTTGAATCTGAAAAACCAAGTGCTTTGCAAACTCCTCGTGTGAAGGTTAATGGTTCAGAGCAAAACGATAAAAGCAATGGCACAAGATCGCTAGCAATTGTAGCGCATAAGAAATACGGAGGTTTTGATTTTCTGAGGAGACTGTTTACAAGAAGAAAGAAAGTGAGGAGTAAGGGAAGAAAGTGA
- the LOC131605489 gene encoding protein MAIN-LIKE 1-like, with protein sequence MRTLGPDGRPHSRRRRDEAGSSNPPPQPVGYPGGPSDLSLLVRYQDHVARRLWYGEERGSKKELKVAGHGTKLQERVPQQLPPEIEAIVSRSGLASLQRTSLTKIDVNLVSAFVERWHVETSSFHMPFGEMTITLDDVACLLHLPINGMFWYPNEHVTEQVAVDLGCELLGVDRHAMAVHVRSCRGAYYSLQWLYDRFVQYRAAGSWTYATRAYLMMLVGSTIFADKTFTLVEARYLLLFRDLRGLSSYSWASAALATLYRHLGDASMFSCKQLGGYPTLLQCWIHEYFPTLGRKGENWRSDSQGLPRAMRWFYRQGAIKVDAYRPILDELTPTDVIWRPFEDHRPHIAFNELSLYRGFLVWGDIHVLYLPDRCLRQFGIRQYIPPAPPADTLSNDEIAVEWIGYHQSVTDVIRGTEAVGYPHETVDGYLEWYYRVSHPQVVPPPPSERREVPVPVFDAGPADPDWARASTLVRRYLRQVEAEEDDVAYADLFEVLRIADEH encoded by the exons atgCGTACACTTGGACCAGACGGGAGACCACATTCCCGCCGCCGCCGCGACGAAGCTGGTTCCTCTAACCCACCACCACAGCCAGTTGGATATCCTGGTGGACCATCAGATTTATCTTTACTTGTTCGATATCAAGACCATGTTGCTCGCCGGTTATGGTATGGAGAG gaaagagGCTCTAAAAAGGAGCTTAAAGTTGCTGGGCACGGGACGAAGCTCCAGGAGAGAGTGCCTCAGCAGCTCCCACCTGAGATTGAGGCTATCGTGTCTAGGTCAGGTCTGGCTTCTCTTCAGAGAACTAGCCTGACCAAGATAGACGTTAATCTCGTCTCAGCATTTGTGGAGAGGTGGCATGTTGAGACTtcgtcatttcacatgccatttggTGAAATGACGATTACTTTAGATGATGTTGCGTGCTTGCTCCATTTGCCTATCAATGGTATGTTCTGGTATCCTAATGAGCATGTCACAGAGCAGGTGGCTGTTGATCTTGGGTGTGAGTTATTGGGAGTGGATAGACATGCCATGGCTGTACATGTGCGTTCTTGCAGGGGAGCTTATTACTCACTGCAGTGGCTGTATGACAGATTCGTGCAGTACCGTGCTGCTGGTAGTTGGACTTACGCGACCAGGGCATATCTGATGATGTTGGTAGGTTCTACCATTTTTGCGGATAAGACATTTACCCTGGTTGAGGCCCGATATTTGCTATTGTTTAGAGATCTACGTGGGCTTAGTTCATACAGTTGGGCATCAGCGGCACTGGCCACTCTTTATCGCCACCTTGGGGATGCATCTATGTTTAGTTGCAAGCAGCTCGGTGGATATCCTACTCTTCTACag TGTTGGATACATGAGTACTTTCCTACTCTGGGAAGGAAAGGAGAAAATTGGCGGTCAGACAGCCAAGGGCTTCCGAGGGCGATGAGATGGTTCTACAGACAGGGGGCTATCAAGGTGGATGCATATAGACCGATATTGGATGAGCTGACACCTACAGACGTCATATGGCGTCCATTCGAGGATCATCGACCTCATATTGCTTTTAACGAGCTATCTTTATACAGAGGTTTCCTTGTTTGGGGTGACATACATGTGTTGTACTTACCCGATAGGTGTCTTCGCCAGTTTGGTATTCGCCAGTATATCCCGCCTGCACCTCCTGCTGATACGCTCAGCAACGATGAGATTGCTGTGGAGTGGATTGGTTATCACCAGAGCGTGACAGATGTGATTAGAGGTACGGAGGCGGTGGGATACCCTCATGAGACGGTGGATGGATATTTAGAGTGGTATTACCGTGTGTCTCATCCTCAGGTTGTGCCGCCCCCACCTAGTGAGCGTAGAGAGGTTCCAGTTCCTGTCTTTGATGCAGGACCAGCTGATCCAGATTGGGCTCGTGCCTCCACACTGGTTCGCCGTTATCTCCGGCAGGTAGAGGCCGAGGAGGATGATGTCGCGTATGCTGACTTATTTGAGGTGTTGCGCATCGCCGATGAGCATTGA